Genomic segment of Dromaius novaehollandiae isolate bDroNov1 chromosome 6, bDroNov1.hap1, whole genome shotgun sequence:
GTCCTTAATGAAATCAGGAGAGCTTCTCGTAGGCTTTAACGGAGAGGTCAGTAATCAGCGGCACACGTAGGTCTTGAGGAGTGCCTGAGCAGTACTGGGTCCGCAACAACCTGAGCGAGAGGCAGGCACCTGCTTGCAGCTCCTGCAGAGTTGTGAATGGAGAACCTGCCTGGGCTCCCTAAGAAGCCATCGATGGTATCTCACATCTTCTAGCAGTACATCTGGTAGCTGCATAGAACACTAGACCACAATACCTTTTCCCTGAGAACTCTCTAGAGTGAACTAAGAGCAGGGTATCTCCTCCTATCTCAAGCAAGAAAGTTTGCTGCTTTCTTGTTCTTCGTTGGGGCATTTCAGATGCTCACATCTTCACAGTTATTGAAGACGCTCATGTGGAAACACTCTCTCACAACTGTTTATTCTGGCAAAAGTTGTGCATACCACATCTTAATAAGACACATGAAAACGGAATTCTAAGGACTATGAAGAACATTCAGTCAAGTTAGTCTATTTATTTAGCTTGCGTCAGTTAGGTTtgaattaagagaaaaaacactgagcaacatataaaataaatactggAAATAACATAAAGTTCCCTTCATATGGATAAAGTTTACTGGGGACAAAGGTTAGAAAAGATGAAATGTTTCCTAGTTGGAAGAACGTGCCTCAAGTTTCTTAGAAAAATTTTCCTAGATCAACGGATTCCCttgaaagaaacaatttttataCAGCACTACGTTTAGAAACGGAACCATATGCTGAAGGGAGAAAGGTATGGCAGGAAAGTCTTATATTTACATACAGGACAAGCAATACAAAGCACCAGGTGGACAttcacatttacatttaaattttataCCATTAGTGTGGGTGTGCTACTAAACTGGACGGCTCTCAGTTTATCACAAGGTTATATTACTGTGGGCTCTAGCTGGAGTGTTGAACTGTACACACTCTAGTTCTATTCATCAGTACAGAAGCTGTCCTACAGTATTGATTTTGATAGATATCATTGTAATATTGCACATTTCCTTTCAAGAAAAGTATTTATATGAATGGACACAGTTTTGCTCTTAGCCTCTCCATTCTTGTTGGAAGAAGACCCACCATTTCCTTACTGAGTTCTAGTTCAGTTTCAACGGCATGGACAGCATCTGGATACTTCTCACAATAATCTACCAGAAATGTGTAATATTCCAATGATGTCTGCATATTCTCTAGCTGTTTTTTGCCATCCGAAGTAATCAGCTTACCATATAGTCGGGCAATATGAAATTTGGCCACCATGGCAGGGCGAAGAACATCTTCCTCGAGCTCTTCAGGAAATACCTTATCTGGGTTTCTCAAAGAATCTAAGAAGAGTTCATAGTATTTTATTGCTAACTGCGCTAGAGAATTGATCTTTTTTATTGTGTGGGAGTCTAGCTCTTCTAACCTGTTACCAATAGCTACCTTTAAATCCATCATCTCATAATAGGTGTCTGCTAGTTCAAACTGAAGTTGCCTACTAATCAACAGATAGTACTGTGGATTCAAGTCCGCGTAGATAGGCTCCAGCATGTCTATTCTACGCTTATGCATTTTGCAGCGTCGCTCATAGTCTTCTTCAAAGAAAGCAAGTACCTTAAACAGAGCACTGTGATCCTGAACAATTTCAATATGGTCAGTAACATAACCATCAACCTGAAAGAACTCTTTTGCTTCCTGAACATAGTTCTGACCCACAAGGAAGATTTCTCTGGCTTCTTGAAAATCTAAAGGATATACACTGCTCACTTTCTCCTCCATGGCTAAGACAGAGTCACATATATCACTTGTCCCAAAAAGGACAGCTTTTTTCCTGCCCTTCTCTTTTTcatcctcctcttttttcctttgggctTTAAGTTCCAATTGCCTGTCAGGATCCAGCTCTCCTATGTTATCCTGAAATGAGAaaacatattaattaaaaatgcatgtggGTTACAGAGAAAAACTTAGGCTGAAGCTTTTTTAATTATGGGCTACTTTTCAAACACAAACTAATCagcaacaagacagaaaaaatgacATGTTGGCATATTAAACCTTATATTCACTAAAGGTCATGTAAGTTATATTCTCAATTCTGTAAAAACATAAGATTTAAACACAGACAAACACAAGTCTCTCTACCCTGTGCAACATAGCCAAAACAATAAATATAAAGCCCAAACACCCTGCTTCTGCAAAGCATTTCAGCACATGCTGTGTTAAGCACTTGACATGAATGAAAATACCAGCACACAAAACTGAGAGGACATTCTTACTACCAGTTCAATAAAAAGTGATCTACCAAATCAAGCCACAAGAAAATACAGCAGAGAAGAGGGCGATCTGTGAAGTTTCTATACAAGCAGTGCACTGAGGATGCTACAGAACTGATCTCCTATCCATGCTTATTTCTAAAGTGCTGCATTGAAGTCAAAGCATACTATGAAACACCTGCTAGATTTCAAGTGTCTAATGCCTTATTGATTGGGCAATGGTTTATCATTTGCTACCAATTATGAAGTGATTCCTGCTACAAACATCGAAACTgactaaatttgtttttaaacaacagcAGTTACAGAATAAGTTTTCAGTTACCTCAAGTAATTTCCGAGCACTTTGCAAAAGATTCAGGCAATACTTAATCCAGCATCTTGCAATTTCAGCTTTCCTCTGTCGAAGGTCCTGTTGGTCTTGGTCTGTTTCATCTAGTAAATGGACATCAACCCATAAAAAGCTGAAGACAACTTGAGCATTCTAGTAATAACCTCAAAAGTTATATGCAAAGAATACATGTTACGTATATTTATCAGGATTCATTTTTCATCATTGTTAGACAGAAACATGCTCTCCTTGTTAGTTCACATAATTCTGTGAACTGTCATTCTGGTAGAAACCCATATAGATTAGCATGGATTTGTCATGTAcatatttctcaaaaaaaaaaaaaaaaaaaaaaaaaaaaaagaccataatATGTTTAAAAAGAACTAAAGAACTTTGATCTTGGAGGTGTTCTACTGGAAAAGATTTGCATCTCCCTCTGTAATAAGAGAAAGGATGGTCTATTTTCTGAGATGCAGCTGCTTGCCAAGTAATTTCTGTTACAGCATAGTTGTCCCTCAGGATGATCAGGGTATTTGTCTCAAAACGGGCCCCAGACTTGTTACcagaaaagggaataaaattaGGGGAAAATGCCTGTGGTTTATCCACCCTGTCACAACATAATACATATTTGTCTATAacctctgtatttttctctctgcagtcTCCCCACTATACATCACGGTCATAATTAGCACTGCTGATATCTCAAGATTATGGCTCCAGAAACCAAATAGACTAAAGAGAACTAACTTCCCAGTCCCTAGGCAGGAGGCGGTGTGTGAGCTGGATGATGAGGGGAAGCTAGCACTCCCTGGTCACTAAATAAAAAGCATGCTTCAGTCACAGATTCACTAGATTCAGTATCTTTCATTACTGCCAACTCATGCTGCTCTTGTTAAGAATAACTGTTGCTAATCTAAAAAGGGGCCTTTACTAAATATCTGTTTCACACACAGATTCGTATGCCAGAATGAATCCTATTCATGTGCTTGACAGTAGCTAATACCGACTGTGTATCAGTCTTTCTGAAACTTAGAACTTTCTGCAGTGATCTTCATGTCACCAGCCCAGCTCTACATACCATaaaaaggaagggaaacagaaaaacatgcactccaTTGAAACAAACACAAGTATCACTACTCCCATTTAGCGGGGGAGGAAGTAGAGATAAAAGTTAATTGTCTTGCCCccaaaagacaaaagaaatctaCAAAGTAAAATTGAAAGTAGGACTTTTATCTACCACTCTCAGTCTTGAATCTGATAACTGCCTCTGTTTCTACATGCCTAATGAAAACTTAACCTCGGTTTTTAGCTTAATAACATTAACAAACTCAAACTGTGCTGTCAGTTAGCTATGGAAGCCTATAAACATGTGCTTCCCTCAAACTAAAAGAAGACTTTTGGACATCATCCTCAAAGCACTTAAATAGTAGGAAAAGGCAGCTGAATAGAGTTCTTTAGTTTTGAGCTAAAAGAAATACCAAAAGCAGTGAAGTTAATGTACTGTCACTGACCTTCAATTAAATAAAACTTAGTTGTGTCCATTCAGTTTATATTTTAACCTAAAACAACACCATCAATGGATTAAAGAGCTTGTATTCTAAACAGCTTGGACCCTTAGAAGTTAACCAATATATTCACTGTTTAAAGTCAGTTATGAACTCTCACTGGGGCTACTCTGAACACTTGCCCACTTTCCAGGACTTAAAGGTCTATTCACTTGAAGCTTTCAGTTGTCTGAGACCTGGAACATGAAGCTCTGCTGTAGATAAGCAAAGCCTAAACCTACAGCAGATGATTTATTCTGAGTACAGACACTCATCACATAGCCACGGGCCCTTAAAACTGTGGTCTGCGTTTAGAAGTTTCTTGTATTGATTTTGATGCTGAACAGCAAAGTTGTTCCTTTACATCAATACCCAAAATAACAAGAATGGTacctaaaatttcaaaaatagCCATTAATGAGGCTGCAGTATCCAGCAACAAAAGACAGTACAGGTATCCTCCAAGTCTGGGGTTTTTAAGAGCTGCAGTTTCCCTTCCCCTTTTAAGACTATTCCTAGGAAGTATCCGCTTCACTTCCTTGAATCATTACACTCCAATAATTTAGAAGCAAAGGTTAAGCTGTTGTAAGCACACACACAAGGACAAGTGGGTGAATAGAGACTTCACTTTTAACATATATATTAGTGTTGTTTAATTCACGATATGTAATTGAAAACTTTCATATAAACTTACTGTCTTCAGCAGATGGAACCTGTCCAGCTTGGCTAAAGATGACATTGGCTGCTGCTAAACAGTGTCGGGACTCCATAAAGCATTGCTGAGAGGAACAGAAACGGCAGTGTTTATCACTGGTATGAAACAGCTGAAGCACTACTGCTCTCAGCTGGGCTAGAGCCCTCATCTTGGAGAGTTAAGACATGTGAACACAAGGGGAATTACAGGATCGAGAGGCTCGGGAGCATACTTCCCtggacactggaaaaaaagatgtaattTTTCTCATCTACTACTGAGTATAGTGTTTTCTAACCAACCATTTCTCTTTCTACCACAGCCACAATACATTAGATACATACATTGTAAACATTTCCACACTGTTCTCATCTATGCTACTGTCACTTCCTGACATTGTATGGTAAAGATTACATCACGGGGTGTTAGTCAGAACGAGCTGGATGTACAGCTCAGTGTTATGAGCCACATTTAGATTCCTTTACTCGTATTTGGCAGTGTGTTATCTAATGATTTGGTCCCACCAATGCACCAAAAAAGATAGAGAAATTACAAATTACTATCGAAATGAGCATTAACTGACTTAGGTACTGCAAAAGGCCTTTACGCATCAGAAAACAGTATCTGAATAATCTGGAGTATAAAAATCCTTAAATAAAGCTGAAGCATTTCCTACCACAGTGGGCTGTTCAGAGTCAATACAGATGCATGGAGGCAAACAATTTTACAGTTAGTTTTAATGTTCACATAGGCTCAAACAAGTCTTAAGCACATGCTAAAATATCAAAGGACAACAACTTATAGGCAACATACAATGTGCaatgtcatcttttttttaaaaaaaacttttactgtAGGAGAACAATATAATCACAATTATAGTGAACGGCCTAAAATTATGCGAGGACAACCATTTCAAGCTTCACTTACTCAAATTTGCTTACAAGCATCACGTCACATATCACTACTGAAATGTTCATTAACTATAGAGCTTTTCTTGTATATACTCCCCTGTTTGTTTTCCCTGTTGTCATCACACCAACACAGCAAAGCACAACCACTACATCCGCTTCAGAAAAAGCTAATAGATATTTCACATCAGAAGACAATTTGTGGTTTTACAGGAGGACGTTTTTAATTCAATAGGGAGCCCTGCCTTGAAGAGCTGTTTAAACAACCATCTTACTTGATAGCTACAGTTATGACATAACTAGAGCAGAAAAACAGTAAGTGTATTACCTTAGAGAGATAATACTGTGACAAGGTAGCAGCATTGAGTGCCCATTCCACTGGGTAGTAGCCACTATACTCAAGCTGTCGTTTAAGAGTGGTATGGCAATACTGAGCAGCCTTCTCGATCATCTCCAGGTGTTGGTAGACTTGTGCCAGATAATACAAAGTGTGGGTATAGGCTTTTTCAAATCTAGAAAAACAACAATCTCtttagttttttgggtttttttttaatattccctcAACAGCATACCTAGGGGTTTTTTGGACTGATATGCACCCACCTTTTTGATCTTTCTTGGTCTGtgagtttttcttcttctgccatGAAATGTTCACTGGGATCCAAGGGAGGATTTCCATCCTACAAGAGATTATCAGAAATATTCAGTAAGGTACATTGCTTTAATTTTCTGAGATAGTGCTCCCTCTTCTGGCTGCAGACCATGTATCATTTTTCAATCCTAAATTCTTCAAAGCTTCACATAATACATCTATAGCCATCTGAATGTCACACCTCTGGAGCAATTCCACaaaaccacaaaaagaaaaaccgCATCAGTTGCACATGGAATTATAAGGTTTTTCAGCTTGTAGAAGACTCCTGCTAATGCACTTTTAAAGTAGCGCATGCTATTTGCACAAGAGCTACTCACTTCAGATTCTACAGGACTATAATCAGGTGTCCTTAGCTTGGACAATAATGTGACAGTTTTGCATTATGTTTTTTTGAAGCACTGGTTTAACACAAAGCACATCTTCAAGTGTGAAATACGCGTTTGCTCAGTCGCTCTAGTCGGTATAATACTGAAGGAAGTACTGCCAACAACATTAAGTGCAGAGCGAGCTCAGCAGACAGGCTGTAAAGGCCACTCTTGCCAAAGTGAAATGCCACTGTTAAATGACTCCGTTTATTCACAGGCTGGTGAGATCACTGTCTCATCCATATATCTGGGTAAACATGTAATGCCTTTGCAGGAGGAAACTTGCTGTCTCTTGATATAAGGTATGACCCACAGGCAAGCTGTTAATGATGCAAACTATTTCattcagaaggacttttttgttttttaaaccaggaGAATCTTGATACAGATGTTTCTATTGATATGCACCAAATAATTGTTTTCTTCATATAAGAAGAGCTGAAAGTAAGACATAGCTGCACACATTGGAAGTAACTCTGAATTCAAACTTATTTTTGGTCACTCTACGACAAGTTTCTGGGATAAACCCAGAACAGCAATAACTATACATCTTTCAGTAATGCTCTGCTCAACCTTGCCTTAAAACAACTACCAATAAAAAAGAGTTAGTCAGCACAATTGGAGAGTCCAGTAGATTAACACCGCTTATGGCAAAGTTTTATTTGTCTGTGCTTATCTGATTTCCTTTGTAATGGTGCCTAACTTCAGACACCAATTCCAAAACACCTTAACTAAAGCTGTCTTCCTAAGGTGGCTTTTTTGCCTTACACAATGCATCCTGAAGAATGTCTAACACGTCTGTTAGCAACACAGCCCAGCTGAGTGTGCTACTTTGCTTGCTACTTCAAGTGTGCAGGCTCATTGCTGgatcataaagaaaaaaacttcagtaGATAATAGCTTCTATACGGGTATTTAATTCTCTTATTTCCATCTACTGACCTCAGAACACATTACAAGAGACACCTGGAatcattatctgcatgtaaaaaACTAGTGAACCTGGGCACAGGCTGATTTGGCCAAAACATCTCAGAAGCTTACGGAAACACAGAAAAACCAGATCTCTAGATGCTTAGAATATGTCCTTTACTCTACTATCCTCTTTCCAATGTAAAAGCATTAAGAgatcacaaacaaaacaaaaaacaaagaaaacccagcTCCCAAAACTCTATGAGTCTGAAGAACTATGAATCAAGATAAGATTTATATAAAACATGACTGGCATATTCAAGTTGTTCTTTACACTTTAGGTAAGAACAGGAATACAAATTGAATGCAAGTCTGTCTACTGGTATTTCTTTCCTAAACCAAGAGATAATCAGgcaacaaacaaaaagcagccCAGAGAAATAGTTCTCGTAAGATGAGGGGGACAGGAGTGGGGACAGAAGCAGGGGCAGAGAATGCATTCACTTGAAAAGGAAGTAGAGATGTTCTTTATTTGTTCTTGTAAGAAATCCTGAGGGGCACACCTTTGGTTTTAACAGCAATATTTTGTTCATATTAAACTGAGTCTGAAACAGATGTGATAAATTAATGTGACAGTGGGTAACCTAAACATACCAGAGAGGTGTCAATTTTTACACCATCTTTTAAACTTTGAGTTTTATTGTTTATGCCTCATTAGTTTTCAAGACTTGACTTCATAATCCCCCATCTTGTCTTCTGTAGAGCTACAAAGGCTTATTTCCTCAGGCCTTCCAACAGGATGTGCAGTATACCCTGACAAGGCTATGGGTGATATTCCTGACATCACTAAAGAAAAACAACTGGTATGAGAGACTGTAAGCAagacctttttctccttcttttatcTACAGATCTGTCCTCTGATGTCAAGCGTTATGCCTTTAACCAACCTGAGGAAGAGCTCTGCAACTCCCCTCTTACAAGTAGACTTCCATTGGCCCAAACTCCTGCTCATAAGAGTCCATCACTCACAGATTTTCACTGTACTGTATCAAACAGCTTTCCTAACACCAAGATGTCATCACAGTAACTAATTGTTTCCAGAAAGGAATTACAGATGTGAACTCAAAGCATTCAGGAGCAGAAAGCAAAAGGATCTTTTAATTCCtcccaaaataattttttcttgcaAGATCCTTGGTTTTGCTCCACATGCTttagggatttaaaaaaaaaaaaaaaaaaaaaaaaaaaaaaaaaaagccacccaaCTTGTAAGCCAGCTAGAGCCAGTAAGTAAACAATTAAAGCTGCTGCCAGGAAAACGTCTCTGTTATTAACAGTTTACCGGAGGTTCCCAGACAGCAATGCTTCCTGATAGCCTAAAAATAGAGAATGTTAAGAAACATACATTCATATTTGTATAGTTTGTGAATGATATATGTTGACACGGTTGTACAAACGCTAACCAAGTTCCAACACACTCACAAGGAACTCTGTCTTTACAAGCCATAAAGCATCTAGACAAGCCATTTcccgtcctcccccccccccttttttttttaattctttgcagATGATGCTAATTAAGCTGGGAACTTGAATTTTTCAATGATGATGcacatatttgcatatatatcATCCCAGACTTCAAATGAATGTTAAATTAACCTCTTAAACAGCCTTCTCAGACTGATTCTTTCAGCTTTCCTCAGTTCAGTCTTTTCAGGGAAACATGACAGAAGCACAATAAAGTTACCACAAAAACAGCCTTTTGCCATAGTTCCTATAAAAATACAACCTTTAGATACAACTAGGTTTGACTACATAATGCCCTGATATACAAGTGATAAATAAATAGAAGTGATAAAAATGCAACAAGTGATCTGAAATGGGATTATGATAATCACGTGCATATACTCTAACCAGGCAGCAAAGCCCCAGGAGAAGTATTTGCTAGCCATTACTTAACACCACATACAGATAACTCTACCGAAAATTAACTGTTTCAGCTAAATTGAAAGTTGAAATGTGAAGTATTTGATGGCATTATTTAATCTACTGAAATATTAAGGTAATATCAGTTCAATTTCACAATGACTGGAGCAAGAGCCAGAATCTTTTAGTGGTGGTAGAGAACCCAACAGTATAAACCTGCTTAGCTGGGTATAAGAAGCAAAGATCCAGAACTAAAGAGAACGTCTGTAGAGAGATGTAGCATCTTTAGTTAGATCAACTGATGAAGAAAGTGGAAAATAAAGAGAGAAGCTTCTCAGCACAAGTGTTTTTTCCAGATCCATTGGTTTCTTTGATAGTGTTAGGCTGTCATGGCTACAGAAATAGCACTGCAGCAGGAACTAACTGATGAGGACCGACCCACTCTAAAACTTCCTCGAGAACAACCTGTGCTCTAAGCTAAGTTCATGTAAATTCTGAACTGTAATTTCAAGGAACCAGGTTCTGTCCAACCTCTATGGCTGTCCTAAAACACAGAATACAGCTCCTTTCTCTAAGGACACACATTTTTAGTTCATTCAGGAACTGTCCCTGAGGCAAGCCAGTGTAGGAACAGCTTTGCAAAGTGCGTAACAATAGCAAAAGGGAGTCTTTGTTAATACACGGCAGAACCAACAGCACGAAAGGTTGTTTAAAATGCATGAGGGGTTTGGTTGTTTGTAAAACTGTCTTTTTGAAATGGAACTGAACCATTTTGCCTCTCATGCAACACCGTGCAGTCAGAGCGAACCCATGGCAAACACTAtacagttttatttccatttcttgctGAAAGCAATGGTTTGATGCTTTACTACATTTCCA
This window contains:
- the KIFBP gene encoding KIF-binding protein, which codes for MAAAGGGWAAVCEKFRSARTLSAVESRKDPETEPYRSKYAARALLEEVKQQLSAAEEGGEAGLRAVRRAVLEYELGVNHTDTEELSAGEEHLLRCTRLLEPHRLSRDCVSLYIQAQNNLGILWSERDEIKTAQTYLESAEALYNQYMKEDGNPPLDPSEHFMAEEEKLTDQERSKRFEKAYTHTLYYLAQVYQHLEMIEKAAQYCHTTLKRQLEYSGYYPVEWALNAATLSQYYLSKQCFMESRHCLAAANVIFSQAGQVPSAEDNETDQDQQDLRQRKAEIARCWIKYCLNLLQSARKLLEDNIGELDPDRQLELKAQRKKEEDEKEKGRKKAVLFGTSDICDSVLAMEEKVSSVYPLDFQEAREIFLVGQNYVQEAKEFFQVDGYVTDHIEIVQDHSALFKVLAFFEEDYERRCKMHKRRIDMLEPIYADLNPQYYLLISRQLQFELADTYYEMMDLKVAIGNRLEELDSHTIKKINSLAQLAIKYYELFLDSLRNPDKVFPEELEEDVLRPAMVAKFHIARLYGKLITSDGKKQLENMQTSLEYYTFLVDYCEKYPDAVHAVETELELSKEMVGLLPTRMERLRAKLCPFI